The Drosophila nasuta strain 15112-1781.00 chromosome 2L, ASM2355853v1, whole genome shotgun sequence genome window below encodes:
- the LOC132783599 gene encoding galactosylgalactosylxylosylprotein 3-beta-glucuronosyltransferase S isoform X3, with protein sequence MDSSSSHALNESLHICSESHEDRRLYMQDKPHSAYAQLPVIYFVTPTYPRREQIPELTRLAHTLLHVPRIHWLVANDYERCDTYMDMLLNRFGIPFTHLSSPMPHKFRSTKPAPRGVANRRAALQWIRQHNLTNGVLYFGDDDNTYDLRLFSEIRQTQRVSMFPVGLIADYAVSGPVVRDGKVVAFLDSWVAGRRWPVDMAGFAVNLAYMSLYPNVNMPYKPGYEEDLFLRSIGLHIDQIEPRGMNCTEVLVWHTQTKSKKAPIVRLEKKFLDGRSNLGALFRSLKEMGVASVSDTEGPLATISKNGKGKAHSYFLS encoded by the exons ATAGTTCAAGTTCACACGCGTTAAATGAGTCGCTGCACATCTGCAGTGAAAGCCATGAAGATCGCCGTTTGTACATGCAAGATAAGCCCCACAGTGCCTATGCTCAGCTGCCTGTGATCTATTTCGTAACCCCTACATATCCAAGACGGGAGCAAATACCGGAGCTTACGCGGCTGGCGCACACGCTCCTCCATGTGCCTCGGATTCACTGGCTGGTCGCCAATGATTATGAGCGATGTGATACATATATGGATATGTTGCTTAATCGTTTTG GCATACCGTTTACGCATTTATCCAGTCCCATGCCCCATAAGTTTCGGAGTACTAAGCCAGCGCCTAGGGGAGTTGCAAATCGCCGTGCGGCACTGCAATGGATACGACAGCACAATCTCACGAATGGTGTGCTTTATTTTGGAGACGATGACAATACATACGATCTGAGACTCTTCTCGGAAATCCGGCAGACACAGCGTGTCTCCATGTTTCCTGTTGGACTGATAGCGGACTACGCGGTCAGTGGACCGGTAGTACGTGAT GGTAAAGTTGTGGCCTTTTTGGACTCTTGGGTAGCTGGTCGTCGATGGCCCGTTGATATGGCTGGTTTTGCTGTTAACCTGGCTTATATGTCATTATATCCCAATGTAAATATGCCCTACAAGCCAGGCTACGAGGAGGATTTGTTTCTGCGCAGCATTGGACTGCACATTGATCAGATTGAGCCAAGAGGAATGAATTGCACCGAGGTACTTGTCTGGCATACTCagaccaaaagcaaaaaggcGCCAATAGTTCGCCTGGAGAAAAAATTCCTGGATGGACGATCCAATTTAGGTGCACTCTTTCGGTCGCTTAAAGAGATGGGCGTGGCCAGCGTCTCAGATACTGAGG GTCCTCTTGCAACTATCAGCAAAAATGGAAAGGGGAAAGCACATTCATATTTCCTAAGCTGa